In Dioscorea cayenensis subsp. rotundata cultivar TDr96_F1 chromosome 26, TDr96_F1_v2_PseudoChromosome.rev07_lg8_w22 25.fasta, whole genome shotgun sequence, the following proteins share a genomic window:
- the LOC120253035 gene encoding protein SYS1 homolog, with protein sequence MFYGSIVWDPWLILSQIVCLQCLYYLTLGFLMFIFVGFRVSRLSLVYLFDFSILTASSATGWCAIAAFLLSSLAGSVYMFYLNERAKKCLDFSATLYIIHLFICIVYGGWPASVTWWVVNGTGLALMSLLGEWLCIRREMREIPMSRLRSNV encoded by the exons ATGTTCTATGGATCTATTGTGTGGGATCCGTGGCTCATCTTGTCCCAGATCGTCTGTCTCCAGTGCTTGTATTATCTCACCCTTGGATTCCTCATGTTCATTTTCGTTGGCTTCCGGGTTTCTCGCTTGAGCCTGGtgtatttgtttgatttctcaATTCTCACTGCTTCCTCGGCTACCGGATGGTGCGCAATCGCCGCGTTTCTTCTCAGTTCTCTTGCCGg GTCAGTGTACATGTTTTATCTGAATGAGCGAGCCAAAAAGTGCTTGGATTTTTCTGCCACACTCTACATCATCCACCTCTTTATTTGCATTGTATATGGTGGATGGCCTGCCTCCGTAACATGGTGGGTTGTAAATGGTACCGGACTGGCATTGATGTCATTGCTGGGAGAGTGGTTGTGCATTAGACGGGAAATGCGTGAAATACCCATGTCACGACTACGTTCAA